The DNA region GCGACGGCGACACGCTCTACATCGTCAGTGAGCTGGTGTGGGGGCCAACGTTGGCCGACTGGCTGACGGGCCAACAGCTCACCACCCGCGAGGCGGCCCAACTGTGCATGAAGAGTGCCGGCGCGTCGGAGCACGCGCACGGCAGGGGCTTGAACCACCGCGACCTCAAGCCGGGCAACATCACGCTGAGGCACCCACACGCCATTAAGCTTCAGGGGCGCCAGCTACTGATGATCCTGTCGCACGACCTGCGGTTTGTCCACTTGCGGTCCGTTTTCTCAAGAACAATGTTGGGCGCCCACTCACGGCGAGCTTTATCCCCGACAACCGAGCGGTTCTAATACGGGGGTGACCCGCCCTGCGCTGTGAGACGAGTCGATGGCCCAGCCGTTCCCGCATATCCACCGGCGACCGCCGCGC from Pirellulimonas nuda includes:
- a CDS encoding protein kinase domain-containing protein, which encodes MLPTNRSVTSWSASTSNTVGGGVGASGRRAQNVAQLSHPNIVSVCEVGRDGDTLYIVSELVWGPTLADWLTGQQLTTREAAQLCMKSAGASEHAHGRGLNHRDLKPGNITLRHPHAIKLQGRQLLMILSHDLRFVHLRSVFSRTMLGAHSRRALSPTTERF